The DNA sequence ACCCAGTTGTATAAATAGTCAATTTTCCTGCACTAGGGATTACGATTTTATAGTAATTGCTATCTCCAGGTAATTTAATATTTCCTGATGTTGTACTGTTTCGACTTATAGGTGTTGCTGTATAGGCATCATATCCATAATCACTAGGTATAAAATGAGACACAAGTGCATAACTGCCAGTCCCGAAGAAAAACTGTGATGTCTCACTTTGACATAATATGTTCCAGCTGTTACATTTTGTGAGAATTTAAAGTTACGATTTAATCCACTATTATCATCACCAACAAGAGTGAATGAACCCTGTGCGCCAAAAAGGCATCCGTATGTATCTGTTAATCCAGTTGTATTTACAATTAATCTTCCCGAACGAGGGATTACAATTTTAAACCAATCTTCATCTCCAGCTAGTTCAATACTTCCTGATGTTGTACTATTTGGTTTTACAATTGTTGCTCTACTTCTATCATTACCATGATCATCAGAACCACCTGTTCTAGGCGATGGTATATAAAATTTTTGATTGATGCCACCATGACAACGCCATAAAATAAGATCTGTTCTGTTTCCCCCATGAACATCTAAACATTTATGAGAAGCAATATGTAAAAACCGTTTTGTTTTATCAAGATAAGAGAATATTTG is a window from the Sulfurovum sp. genome containing:
- a CDS encoding RICIN domain-containing protein, with translation MFFQNHWYLFFIHLSPVSTRAFGGGCITNVGDYAKKRTCNASSANQLLIYTSNRSLRDPSTNKCLTAQSYSNGSKITYTRCQPNSAEQIFSYLDKTKRFLHIASHKCLDVHGGNRTDLILWRCHGGINQKFYIPSPRTGGSDDHGNDRSRATIVKPNSTTSGSIELAGDEDWFKIVIPRSGRLIVNTTGLTDTYGCLFGAQGSFTLVGDDNSGLNRNFKFSQNVTAGTYYVKVRHHSFSSGLAVMHLCLILYLVIMDMMPIQQHL